In Deltaproteobacteria bacterium, the genomic stretch CCGCGACGCGATCGTCGCGTGGTGGAAGGTCGCCGAGGCCCGCGGCGAGCGGCGCACGTGGTTCGCCGACTTCGCCGATGCCGCGGGCGTCGAGACCTGCATGCTGGCCGAACGCATCGTAGTCACGGCCGCACCGGCCGCGCTGCAGGCCGACGTCGACGCGCTGCTCGCCCTGCAGCCGCAATCACGGGCATCCACCCTCGCGTGCGTGCTCGTGTCGCTGCCCGAGTACGTGCGGATCGACGCGCCCGCCCGGACGGGCCCCTCCGTCGCGCTGCTGCAGCGCAGCCTCGACGATCCCGATCCGCAGCTGGTCGCGCGTGCGGCCGAGGTGTTGCTGGAGATCGACCCGGTCCGCGCCGCGCGTTCGGTGGTCGAACCATTGCGACGCACGCAGCCGTCCGAGTGGAACGACGAATGGTCGGTGGACGCACTGGTCTACGATCTGCTGCGTGCCGACCCGAGTGCCGGTGGCGACGCGGTGGTGGGGTTCTTGGCCGATCGCGAGGGCGAGTGGTTCGAGGCCGCGGTGCAGGGCCTGTCGGAGTGCCTCGACGACGACTGCCTGCCCACGCGGCCCCGGACGCGCCGCCGCGCCGCTGCGGTGCTGCACGCCGAGGCCGCACGCACGAGCAACCTCGCGAGCTGGGACGATCGCGTGTATCGAGCCGCGCATCTGCTCGCCACGGGCCGCCGGCTCGCCCCGTCGGAGACCTTGCTGGCCGGGCTGCGGCGCGCGCTGCCCGAGCTGCGCCGAAGGGGGCTGAGCGTCGGAATCGAGCCGCGCGTGCTGCAGCCGACCGCCGCGGCCACGAGCGACGAGGTGGCACGCGTGGTGTTCGTCGATGCATCCGCGGGCGCCGAGGTCGAGGCCCTGCGTTCGTTGCCGGGCGCAGCCTTCGACCCGGTGCGGTTCTCCGACGCGCTCATGCGTTGGGTGGGCACCCGCGGCCGCGCGACCGCGGTGATCGAACGCCACCCCGAAGGCGGGATCTCCATCTATCTCGAGCGGCGCTGCGACGACGAGCAGACCGGCGTGATGGTTCGCGTCGACGGTCTCGGCGCGGGCTGCGGTACGCTGGAGTGCTTGCCCGATCTGGTGCGCGAGCGCGTCCTTCGACGACCCACCCGCGAAGCGATCGTCTGCGTGGTGACCGACGATCCCACGCAAGGCGTGGACTAGCTCTGCCGCTCGTGCCCATGCTCGAGCGAGCTCGGCGATCCGCGTGGACGTTGCGTGATCGCATGTGACGGGCGCCAGCGTCCGTCAATTCGATTGAAGGCCGAGCGTCGCGCCGACGTAGGTGCATCGAGGCGCCGTCCGCATGGTCTTCCGCTGCACCACGAGCGCACGCATCGCGTGGCCCCTGGGCGGGGCGTCGCGATGACGCGGCGGCGTGCCGATCCCAGTGCCCTGGTCCGAGCGGGTGCCGATCGCTCCGACGCCCCCGCACCTGCGGCGCCCGCCCGCCTGCAGTCCACCGTCACCTCGTTCGGGACCGTCGCCCTCTCCCGCGGCGAGGTGCTCGCCCGGCTCGCTCCGCCGGAGCCCGAGCCGCGGGTGCTCTTCGCCGAGCGCTACGACCTGCGCATCACGGAGTCGGGCGCGCGGGCGAGTCGCGATCGCAACGGATTGTTCTTCGCCAAGGCCGCGGTCGAGATCGATCTCGTCGCCATCGACGACATGCACACGAGCGTCGCCATCCGCGCGGTCCGCCGCTGGGGCCCCGTCGAGATCGCCGTCGTCGTCGTGCCGCTGCTGGTACTCGTTCTCGAGGCGTTGATCACGATGCCGCTCGCCTCGGGGTACATGCTGCGCGCGTTCGCCCTGTTCACGCTGTTGGCCACCGGCGCCCGGCGGTACCGGGCGTGGGTCGAGCGCACACGACTGGAGCGCGAGATCCGTGCGCGTCTCGCCGCCTTCGTGGTGCCGGACCAGCCGCTCGAGCTGCCGTACCGCAAGGGCGCCGCGCAGCTGCCCGAAGGCGAACGCTCGCCACAGTGACGGGGCGTCGACCACCGCTCGCGTGGCGTCGATGTCGTCACCCGGCGGCGAAGACGTCGTGACGCAGGTGGGCGCTCTCGAATACGATCGTCGACATGCGATCGTCGTCGATCACCCGCGGGTTGCTCGTACTTCTGCTCCTCGCGCCGTCGACCGCGTACGCAGTCGAGCCGTACTGCGTCGACAACCCCGCGGTCATCTACTGCAACGACTTCGAAGAGAGCTTGGACGGCATCGAGGCGCTGCCGCGCGCCACGCTCGTTTCGGCGCAGAGCGGTCCGACCTTCGAAGGCGACGGTGCTCTGCTCGCCGACTTCACACCGCCGTACGGCGCCGACGCGGAGTTCTCGGTGCGCTTCGCCGGTGCCGATCGGGTGTACGCGCGCTTCTACATGCGCTTCGACGATTCGTGGACCGAGCCGATGCACCACTTCTACGCGATCCACGGCGATCGCACCGACGACGAATGGTCGTGCCACGGCGACGCGGGCTGTCGCCCGAACGGTGTGCAGTGCCTCAGCGGCACGACCGTCGACACACGCGTCGTCACCGACGGCGAGCTACCCGGGCAGCCGTTCTTCTACACGTACCACCCGGCGATGAACTGCGATCCGGGCGACAGCTGCGCGAACTATGCCGACCCGCAGGCGATCTGCGACGGCTGTGCCGATCGCGGGCTGCCGTGCGAGATGGGCCTCGAGTGTTGCTGGGGCGAGAACCTCGACATCTCCGATCCCTCGGTCTCGCTCGTCGCCGACACCTGGTACGCGATCGAGACGATGGTCGCCGCGAACACGCCGGGCGTCGCCGACGGCGAGATGACGCTGTGGATCGACGGGGTGGAGATCGGGCATCACGACGGCATTCTCTGGCGCGAGGATCCGACCCTGCAGCTCAACCACTTCATCGTGTGGAACTACTACCCGGAGGCTGAGGTCGCGCATCGCATCTGGTTCGACGCGCTCGTGATCAGCACCGAGCCGATCGGTGTGCTCGGTGGGGGCGCGTCCGATACGAGCGGTAGTGGCGGCGGCACCAGCGATGGCATGACCACCGCGCCGGGCGAAGGGAGCGCGACCAGCTCGGCGACGACGTCACCGGACGGAGGCAGCGCGAGCACGACGACCCCGGGCGCGGGTACGGCGGGCGAGTCGACGGGCGCTGGGGAGAACGACGATGGCGCGAGCGGCTGCGGGTGCCGCAGCGCCGGCACGCCGACCGCGTTCGCGTGGCTGCTCGTGCTCGGCGTGCTGCGACGCCGGAGGTGATGTTGGGGGTGCGTCGTCGGGCCCGAGCCCGAACGGCCGGGGCAGCGGCGAGTGCCGAAACCAACGGACGCGCCACCTACTTCGCCGCGATGTAGACCATCCCCCGCTGCCCGACGACCAGCCCCGACGGCTCCGCGAGCGCCACCACCACCTCGAGGATCTTCGTGTCGTTGCGCTCCACGGGATCATCCGTCCGCAGGTTCTTGCGACCCATGCGTCGGCCGATCTCCACCACCTCACCGCCGAGATCGCGGCCCGGCATCGCGGGCACCCGCAGGATCGCGCGCGCCCCCAGCTCGATCCTCGCGACGTCGCGCTCGTCGACATCGACGCGCACATGCAAGGTCCGCGTGTCACCCATCACCATCAACGGCTCGGCGCCGCCGGGCTGGTAGTACTCGCCCTCGCGAAACTTGCTCTGCAGGAGTTCACCTGAAAGCGGCGCGTCGACGAAACGACTCGCCAAGGTCGCGGCGGCCTGATCGCGCCGGGCCTGCGCGGCGACGAGGCGCGCGCGGGCGGCTTGGATGTCCTCGCGTCGCGAGCCGCGGATGCTCGCGTCGCGTCGCGCCTCGCTCTGTCGCGCGGCGGCGGTGTCGACGTCGGCCTGCTTGCGCGCGCGCTCGAGCTCGTCGACGGTGGTGCCGCCCTTGGCGATCACGGACTCGAGTCGCGTGAGCACGCCGGCGGAGAGCTCGGCGCGGGCGCGGGCGGCCTCGGCCTCGGCCTCGGCGGCGCGGATGTCCTCGCGACGATTGCCGCGGAGTGTCCGGTCGAGCTCGGCCTGGGCGGCGAGCACCTCGGCCTGCGCGCCGGCGAGCGCCGCCTGCTCGACGCCGTGCTCGAGCTCGACCAATCGCGCGCCCGCCTCGACGAACTGGCCCTCCTTCGCGGCGATCGCCACGATGCGTCCACCGACGTCGCCGGCGACCTTCACCTCGCGACCGCTCGGCTCGACGACCCCGTTGCCGCCGACGAAGTTGCCCTCGGGCACGGCCATGCGCTCGTCGAGGCCGCCCTCGGGGATTGTCTCGCGCGCGGCGATCTCGACGTCGGCGGGGCGCGGATCGGTGGGCGACGGCGCGACGTAGGCGCGGGCCACGACGGCGACGAGGCCGATCGTGACCGCGGGGGCGACGACGGCGGTGAACCAGCGAAAGCGACTCACGGGGCTGCTCCTGTCTGTTCCTGCACGATGTGGCCGTCCTCGATGTGCACGATGCGATCGGCGAGGTGGAAGATGCGGTTGTCGTGGGTGACGACCACGACCGTGTCGCCACGCTCGCGGCTGACCTCGCGCAACAGCTCGGTGGCCTGCAGGCCGCTTGCGGCGTCGAGGGCTGCGGTCGGCTCGTCGGCGAGCACCAGCGGCGGATCTCCGGCGAGCGCGCGGGCGATCGCGACGCGCTGGCGCTGCCCGCCCGACAGCTCTGCGGGCCGCGCATGCAGCTTGGTGCCGAGCGACACCCGCTCGAGCAGTCGCTTGGCCTCGGCGTTCGCGTCGCCCACCGACCAGCCCTTCATCTTCAGGACCAAGGCGACGTTGTCGCGCGCGGTGAGGGCCGGCAGCAGGTTGTGGCCCTGGAAGATGAAGCCGATCGTGGCCATGCGCACCGCGGGCAGCTTGCGCTCGGGCAAGCCACTGACGCGCGCGCCGAAGAGCGACAGCTCGCCTTGCGTGCTGCTGAGCACGCAGCCGAGGATCGATAGCAGCGTGGTCTTGCCGCTGCCCGAGGGCCCCGCGAGCATCACGAACTCGCCGCGGCGCACCTGCAGATCGACGCCAGCCAGCGCCTGGAATGCCAGCGCGCCGGAGCCGAAGGTCTTGGCGATGCCGCGGGCATCGATCGCGAGCTCGGCGCTCATCGGAACACCATCCCCGGCTCGAGGCCGCGTACGCGCAGCAGCGCCAGCCCCGAGGCGAGCATGCACAGCACGATCATCGCGGCGGGGGCCAGCAGGTACAGCTCGGGCACGATGATCGGCACCAGCTGCGGGCTACGGATGCCCTCGGACATGCCGGTGACCAGCGCCATGCCGAGCAGCGATCCGAACACGGCGTAGCCGATCGACTGCGCGAGCAACAGCTTGGTCAGATCGAAGTTCGTGCAGCCGATCGCCTTGAGCGTCCCGAACTCGCGGATGTGGTCGAGCACCGACGAGAACATCGACAGCGCCACGATCGCGAAGCCGACCAGCAAGCCGAACGCGGTCGAGGTGCCGAACGACACGCCCAGCTGATCGGCGATCAGGCGCCCGACGATCGAGTCGTGGAACTGCGCGCCCGTCATGACCTTGGTCTCGGGCAGCGCGGCGGCGAGTCGGGCGGCGACCTCCTCGGGATCAACGCCCGCATCGACGCGCACGAGCACGAACGTGTGCTGGTCCGCGGGCGCGCGCACGAGCTCGCGCACCAGCTCGATGTCGCCGAAGGCGTACGGCGGCCCGAACGGCAGCAATCCCCACGTGAAGCCACCGACGGTCACCAGCCGGCCGTTGAGCTCGCGGCGGCTGCCGAGGTTGAGCGCGCCGAGCTTGTCGCGCTCGGCGTCCTCGAAGATCACGGTGTCGGGCCGCGCGAGGACGTCGGGATCGCCGGCGACCATCGCCCACGGTCCGCCCAGCCGCAGCGGCGCCGCGGTGCCGATGAGCGTGACCGGCTCGGAGGCGCCCAGCGGCGTCTTGATGACGGCGCCGGCGTAGACCAACGGCTCCGCGATCGCGACGCCCGGGGTCGTGCGCGCGCGCATGAGCACCGCGTCCGACAGCGGCGCGCCGGGCTGCAGCTGCTCGGTACCCGCCGGGGTGATCCACACGTCGGCGCCGGCGTGGTCGACGAACATCGTGTTCTTGTCGAGCAGGCCGAACAGGATGCTGAGCTGCTGCAGCGACAGCACCACCGCGAACACGACGCCGACGAGCGTGCCGGCGAGCTTGGGCTTGTCGTAGATCATCATCTCGACGCCGAGCGCGGCCATGGCCCGCGCGCGGTAGCCGAACCACGCGCGACGAGGTCGTCGTGGCGATGTGGGGTTCGGCGTCATCGCAGATCCTCCACCCCGCGGCCCGCGGCGAGCCGCAGCTGCGCGCGCGCGTACGACAACTCGCTGGTCGCCTGGATGCGGCTCGCCTCGGCGACGAAGCCATCGCGCAACGCCTGCACCACCTCGAGCTGCGTCGCGGTGCCGCCCTCGTAGCGGGCCTGCGCCACCGCGATCGCGGCCTGGCTCGCCTCGGCCTCGGACGCCGCGGCGACGGCCCGCACGCGCAGCGACTCGACGCGATCGTGGGCGTCCTCGATCTCGAGTCGCTTGCTGCGCTTCGCGAGATCGAAGCGGGCCTCGCTCGCCGCCACGTTCGCCCGCTCGGCGCGGGCGCGGTGGATCGCCTGCACGTCGAAGCGCGCGGTCAGGGTCACGCCGACCGCCCACTGCGCGGGCTGGCCGAAGCCGGCGGCGTTGGTCAGCCGCTCGGTGGCGCGGGCCGACAAGAGCGGCAGGAACACCGAGCGTCGCGCGCGGAGGTTGGCCTCGGCCGCCCGGATCTTCGTCCGCGCCGACGCGACCTCGTCGGTGCCCTCGAGGCCGTCGAGCCACGTCGGCAGCGCGGCCTCGGCCCGGAGATCCGCGGGCGGCGCGGGGATCGGATCGGCCACGGCGATTCCGGTGATCGCCTCGAGTTCACGCGCGGCGCTCCGCTTGCGAAGCGACGCCTCGGCGATCGCCTGCTCGGCCGCCGCGACCTGGGCGGTCGCGCGGCGCACGTCGAGATCGGACGCCAGCCCGCCCGACTCGCGGGCGCGCACCACCTCGAGGTTCGCCCGCGCCGCCTCGAGGCCACCCTCGGCCGATCGCGAGAGCGCCTCGTAGGCGAGGAGGTTGGTGTAGGCCGCGACGATCCGGTCGTCGAGATCGACGAGCGCGACGGTGCGATCGCGAACCGCAGCCTGCTCGCTGGCGCGGGCCGACTGGGTCCGACGGATCGCCGCGAGATCGAGCAGCGGCACCGTCAGCGTCACCGAGGCGTCGAGCTGGTTGCGCGGGGTGAACGTCGCCTCGTCGAAGCCACCGGCCGCGTTGGGGATCCGCGCGACGATGTCGAACTGATTGCGCGTGTAGCCGGCCGAGGCCTCGAGCGCGGGGAACAGCCGCGCCCGCTCGGCGCGGGTCTCGGCCTTGCGCGCCGTGACGGTGGCCGCGGTCTCGCGCGCCTCGGCGGCATGGCTGCGCCCAGCCTCGAGGTAGCGCGCCAGCGGCTCGAGCGCGGCGGCGGCGGTGGGGGTGCACGCGAGTGCGCACGCGATCGCGATCGACGGAATCCTACGGCCCATGCTCGTGCCAGCGGTCTACGGCACGCCTCCGGGATCGTCGAGGTGCGCCGAGGTCACGATTGTGGCCCGCGCGACCGCAGCGAGCATGACCTTTGGCCGGTGTGGCGGCGCTGCGGGAGGCCGCTAGACTCGTCGCCGACGTGGCGACGAGCGCGATCGAGGACGGCGACGTCGAGGCCAAGTTGCGGGTGCAGATCCGCTTCTGGGCGAAGGTCGCGAGCACGGTCGTGCTGGCGTCGAACGTGACGCTCGCGCTGTGGCCCGGCGAGCCCTTTCGCTGGACGATCGTGGGCCTCGATTGCGTCTGGGCCATCGCGCTCGTGCTCGGCGCATCGCGGCCCCGCTGGTTGGCGGTGTCGGTCATCGCCGCGGTGATCGAGCTGTCGTTCTATGGCTGGGCCGCGGCCGGAGCGTTCATCGTGCTGGTCGCCGCGCTCGCGATGCGACTGCCGGCCGCCCGCGCGGGGGCGTCGACGTTGGGCATGTGGGGCGCCGCGGCGCTCGGGATCCTGTGGCTGGGCGACGGCCATCCACCGGAGTACGTCATGCAGCCGCGGGAGCTCATGTTCGCGGCCTGCAACATGTTCGTGCTCGGTGCCTTGATGCGCAGCTCGCTGCTGTCGCGGTTCCGTGCGGAGTCGCTGGCGTCGCAGCTCCACGCCGCGCACGACATGCTGCGCCGCGACCTCGCGACCACCGAGGCGCTCGCCGCCGCGCAGGAGCGCACGCGGATCGCCCACGAGCTCCACGACAGCCTCGGGCACTCGCTGGCCACGGCGCACGTGCACACCCAGCTCGCGCGTCGGCTCGCGCAGCAGTCGTGCGAGCCCGCCGACCCCGCTCACCCGGCCCTGCTGCAGGCGATCGATCAGGTCGGCGAGTCGACCCGGCGGGCGATGCACGAGCTGCGCGATGCGGTCTCACTGCTACGCCATCGCTCGGACGTCGCGACGCTGGGCACGCGGATCCGGGCGCTGCTGGCCCGCCTGCCGGAGGCCGTGCTCGCCCACGAGGTCGCCATCGTGGGCGACGAGCGAGCGCTGGCCCCGGCGACCGAGTTCGCGATCTATCGCGCGCTGCAGGAGGCGATGACCAACGTCGTCAAGCACGCGCGCGCCCGCGCGGTGTCGGTGCGGCTCGAGTACACGGCGTCGTGGGTGCGACTCGAGGTCGTCGACGACGGTGCCGGCACCGACGAGCTGCGCCCCGGCTTCGGCCTGCGCGGCATCGCCGAGCGCCTGAAGTCGGTCGGGGGTCGTCTCGACGTGTCGTCGGCGGCGGGCAAGGGGTTGCGTCTGCGGGTCGAGGTCGACGCGGCATGATCCCGCGCGTGCTCGTGGTCGACGATCAGGCGCTCTTCCGCCAGGGGCTGTGCAGCTTGCTGGCGGGCGACGGCACGCTTCAGATCGTCGGCCAGGCTGGCAACGGCCTCGAGTGCCTGCGACAGGTCGCGCTGCTGCAGCCCGACGTGGTCCTGCTCGATCTGCGCATGCCCGAGCTCGACGGCGTGCAGACGATCCGGCGGCTCCGCGAGGCGGGCAGCGATGTGCGCATCGTCGTGCTCACCACCTTCGACGACGACCAGCTGGTGTTCGAAGCGCTGCGCGAGGGTGCGCTCGCGTTCCTGCTCAAGGACGCGGATGCCGAGGAGATCGCCGATGCGATCCGTGAGGCCGCCGAGGGTCGCGGGCGTCTGGCATCCGCGGTGACGCACAAGGTCGTCACCGAGTTCGCCCGCATGGCGCGGCGGCTCGGGGACACGCCGACCGACACCGCCGGGTTGTCGCGCCGCGAGATCGAGGTACTGAAGCTGCTCGCCCGCGGCGCGACCAACAAGGAGATCGCGAGCACGCTGCACATCGCCGAGGGCACCGTGAAGAACCACCTCACCAACATCTTCACCAAGCTCGACGTGAACGATCGGACCCGCGCTGCGCTCCGGGCCCGCGAGCTCGGGTTGCTGTGAGGGTCGGCGGTCGGCGCAGCCCGACCACAATCGGTGTACGCTGGACGCATGACGCAGGCCGTCGGCCCGATCCTCCGTGCGGTCCTGGGCGTTGCTTCGAGCCTGTCGCTCGCCTGCGATCCGGCGACCCCCACGGTCCCACCGACGTCTTCGTCGGCGACGAACATCGCCCCGCAGGCTGCGGGCGTGCAGGCGACATCGGCATCGCCGTGTGCGGGCAAGCGAGCGTCGCCGCTACTGCTCCAAGTCGATGCGACCCAGCAGTCGTCGATCGCGCAGGCGATGTCGCGAGACCTCGCCGTGGTGGCGTTCGACTGCACATCGATCACGGTCCTCGAGTCGTGCCGTCTCGAGGGGCGCTATCGATTCGTGGCGGGCCGCCGCGACGAGATCCAACGCCGCGTGTCGTCGGCCGAGGATGCGGCCGCGTCGCTGTGGGGGGCGGCCACGCCACCGCTCACCCTCGAGCCCGGCGAGACGCTCGAGCTGCGCGCCATCGCCATCGGTCAGCAACGGGCCGATGTCGCCGGCGCGAGCGCGAAGCTTCTCGCGGGAGACTGCGCCAAGGCGACGCACTTCATCCGGAGCGCGCGCATCGGTGCCTACGAACTGACGGGCAGGGTGGGCACGACCAAGCACGAGTCCAAGTCGGGCGATCTGACCACCTGCCCCGGCGACGGCGTGCGCACGCGGCTCCCGCCACCGCAGTGCAGCGGGCCGCTGCAACTCGAGCTGGTTCCAATCGGTCCATGACGGCCTCCGGACCGGTCGGGGGACACCGGGCCACGACCGGTTCCCGCGCGAGCCCTAGAGAGACGAACCGCAGATGTTGGACGTGGCGCGGGCGTGACGGGCTCTACGGGCGGGTGTCGCCCTCGTCGCGAGCGGGAGGGCGCGTCTCGTTCTACGATTGCGTCGGCCTTGTTCTGCGCCCGCTCGACGTCGTGTCTGTTCGCGCTCTGCCTTCTGCTCGGCCTGCCCTGCGGCTGCGCAGGACGAACGATCCGCGGTCAGCCGGATGCATGGTATGCACCGCCTGCGTCGTGGGACTGGCCGCGAGACCGCGTGCCCGACGAACAGTTCCGCGTCGTCACGTCCGCAGGACGGGCCGCGGCCGAGGCCTCGCTCTCGACCCGCGCTTGGGTGCCGCTCGATGAGGTGCCCGGTCTCGCGATCGAGACCGAGGGTCTCGTCGTTCCTGCGGGAGGCCGCGTCTACCTGGTGCGCGGCGTGATGCTCGAAGGCACCGACGGCACCGGCCGATTCTCCATCGAGCAGGCCGACGACGGCACTACGGCCGTGAACTGGGGCTGCCTCGGCGCCGGCGCGGCGCGGCAGGTGCGACGACCACTGATCGTCGCGCTGCCTCGAGCGCCACGAGACCTGGTCGTCGCCGTCTCGATGGCGCGCTGACGCCCGAGTCCCTCGTCGTGCACGGCACCGCCTCGATCAGCGCGGCTCGAGGATGTCGCGGTGCTCGGCGCTCATGCTGCCGAAGTGCACGTTGCCCCTGATCTCGGCCACGCTGGGGAACACCTCGGTCTGCATGCAGTGCACCGCCTTGCCCCACCGGCTCCACCCATTGCCGGGCGGCTCGTCGACGATCGGCGTGAGCCCGTGGTGACGCACGAACTGGGTCAGCATCTCGCCCCAGACCTGCTTCACGACGGCAGGGATGCTGCCCATTGCGATCTCGGAGCCGGCGACCACCTGGCTGGAGAAGCGCTCGATGGCGACGGTCTCGAACACACAGCGATCGTCGCGGTAGCCGAACGAGCTGCCCACGTCGAAGCGAAACGCGCGACGACCGGCGAGGAAATGACACTGGTTGTAGTAGACCGCGATGTCGGCCAGCTTGCGAGCGATGACCGCGACCAGCAGGCCACCGCCGGGCACCAGCGCCGCGAGGATGCTCGCGAGCGCACCAGCGGCCTGGCGGATCTGCTTGTCGTTGTCGTCTTCGAACTCGCGCTTGAGCGTCTGCACGGTGAAGCCGGTGCCATGCTTGGTCACGAGCCCGACGCAGTCGGTGTGCAGGTCGGGCATCATCCAGTCGCGCACGCGTTCGGGCACTGGCACCGGGATCGGAATGCCAGCGACCGGGATCGTCACATAGACGTTGAACGGCCTGATGCGCGCGACGCCGCGGAATCGCAGCGTACCGCTGCCGTTCCAGGTTCGATCGCTCCACTGCACCGAGGCGGTGTTGGCCGCCATGTAGCGCGGCATGTTGGCCATCAGGGAACCGCCGATGGCTGCGATTTGGCTCCGGTCACGCGGCGGCCTCACGCAGATGCGGAACCGGTTCATGTGTACATTGCCGTAGCCGTTGTGGATGGAGATGGATGTGAAGTCGCTCATGGTCGTCGGGGAGGGGGACCCGATCCCAGCGACTGCGAATCGCCGGACTCGAGAGAGCTACGCCCGAGCGCGCGCCGTGCTTCACGTGATCGGGTCGGCGCCGGCGGCGACACGATCACGTGAACCGAGCGGGGGTCGTGGGCATCACTGGAAAGCTGTCATGGCAGGCCAGGACTCGCGGTGAGCCGTCTCGGCGGCCTCGCGCGACTTCCCCTGCGACACGATGCGCCACCGCTCCCCCGCGATCCACCACGTCACCGTCGCGCTTGCCCTCGCCGCCTGCGGTCGCGACGACGCCCACGATGCCGACACGAGCACCGAGTCCTCCACCGGCTCGGCATCGACGGCTTCGACGAGCGTCTCCGCCACCGCAGATGCCACCGGCATCACGACCGACAGCTCGGCCGAAGCGAGCTCGGGCGTGACCGCCTCGACCACCGACGCGGGCGATGACACCACCACCACCGGCGAACCCGTCGGCCCTGGCGGCTGCGCTGGCGAGGGCGCGCCGCTCACCGATCTCGAGCGCGACATCGCGGAGCTCCCCGCCGACACCTGGTGGTCTGCGCCCGACACGAAGATGCGTGCGGTGTGCTCCGACGATCTGAGCGAGTACATGTGTGCATCCGTCATCGCGGCGTGGAGCGGCGGCGCGTGGGATCCCGTGCATCGGCAGATGCTGATCTTCGGCGGCGGC encodes the following:
- a CDS encoding TolC family protein — translated: MGRRIPSIAIACALACTPTAAAALEPLARYLEAGRSHAAEARETAATVTARKAETRAERARLFPALEASAGYTRNQFDIVARIPNAAGGFDEATFTPRNQLDASVTLTVPLLDLAAIRRTQSARASEQAAVRDRTVALVDLDDRIVAAYTNLLAYEALSRSAEGGLEAARANLEVVRARESGGLASDLDVRRATAQVAAAEQAIAEASLRKRSAARELEAITGIAVADPIPAPPADLRAEAALPTWLDGLEGTDEVASARTKIRAAEANLRARRSVFLPLLSARATERLTNAAGFGQPAQWAVGVTLTARFDVQAIHRARAERANVAASEARFDLAKRSKRLEIEDAHDRVESLRVRAVAAASEAEASQAAIAVAQARYEGGTATQLEVVQALRDGFVAEASRIQATSELSYARAQLRLAAGRGVEDLR
- a CDS encoding response regulator transcription factor, whose translation is MIPRVLVVDDQALFRQGLCSLLAGDGTLQIVGQAGNGLECLRQVALLQPDVVLLDLRMPELDGVQTIRRLREAGSDVRIVVLTTFDDDQLVFEALREGALAFLLKDADAEEIADAIREAAEGRGRLASAVTHKVVTEFARMARRLGDTPTDTAGLSRREIEVLKLLARGATNKEIASTLHIAEGTVKNHLTNIFTKLDVNDRTRAALRARELGLL
- a CDS encoding efflux RND transporter periplasmic adaptor subunit, with protein sequence MSRFRWFTAVVAPAVTIGLVAVVARAYVAPSPTDPRPADVEIAARETIPEGGLDERMAVPEGNFVGGNGVVEPSGREVKVAGDVGGRIVAIAAKEGQFVEAGARLVELEHGVEQAALAGAQAEVLAAQAELDRTLRGNRREDIRAAEAEAEAARARAELSAGVLTRLESVIAKGGTTVDELERARKQADVDTAAARQSEARRDASIRGSRREDIQAARARLVAAQARRDQAAATLASRFVDAPLSGELLQSKFREGEYYQPGGAEPLMVMGDTRTLHVRVDVDERDVARIELGARAILRVPAMPGRDLGGEVVEIGRRMGRKNLRTDDPVERNDTKILEVVVALAEPSGLVVGQRGMVYIAAK
- a CDS encoding FtsX-like permease family protein yields the protein MTPNPTSPRRPRRAWFGYRARAMAALGVEMMIYDKPKLAGTLVGVVFAVVLSLQQLSILFGLLDKNTMFVDHAGADVWITPAGTEQLQPGAPLSDAVLMRARTTPGVAIAEPLVYAGAVIKTPLGASEPVTLIGTAAPLRLGGPWAMVAGDPDVLARPDTVIFEDAERDKLGALNLGSRRELNGRLVTVGGFTWGLLPFGPPYAFGDIELVRELVRAPADQHTFVLVRVDAGVDPEEVAARLAAALPETKVMTGAQFHDSIVGRLIADQLGVSFGTSTAFGLLVGFAIVALSMFSSVLDHIREFGTLKAIGCTNFDLTKLLLAQSIGYAVFGSLLGMALVTGMSEGIRSPQLVPIIVPELYLLAPAAMIVLCMLASGLALLRVRGLEPGMVFR
- a CDS encoding sensor histidine kinase; its protein translation is MATSAIEDGDVEAKLRVQIRFWAKVASTVVLASNVTLALWPGEPFRWTIVGLDCVWAIALVLGASRPRWLAVSVIAAVIELSFYGWAAAGAFIVLVAALAMRLPAARAGASTLGMWGAAALGILWLGDGHPPEYVMQPRELMFAACNMFVLGALMRSSLLSRFRAESLASQLHAAHDMLRRDLATTEALAAAQERTRIAHELHDSLGHSLATAHVHTQLARRLAQQSCEPADPAHPALLQAIDQVGESTRRAMHELRDAVSLLRHRSDVATLGTRIRALLARLPEAVLAHEVAIVGDERALAPATEFAIYRALQEAMTNVVKHARARAVSVRLEYTASWVRLEVVDDGAGTDELRPGFGLRGIAERLKSVGGRLDVSSAAGKGLRLRVEVDAA
- a CDS encoding ABC transporter ATP-binding protein; protein product: MSAELAIDARGIAKTFGSGALAFQALAGVDLQVRRGEFVMLAGPSGSGKTTLLSILGCVLSSTQGELSLFGARVSGLPERKLPAVRMATIGFIFQGHNLLPALTARDNVALVLKMKGWSVGDANAEAKRLLERVSLGTKLHARPAELSGGQRQRVAIARALAGDPPLVLADEPTAALDAASGLQATELLREVSRERGDTVVVVTHDNRIFHLADRIVHIEDGHIVQEQTGAAP